From Panicum hallii strain FIL2 chromosome 2, PHallii_v3.1, whole genome shotgun sequence, a single genomic window includes:
- the LOC112881918 gene encoding uncharacterized protein LOC112881918 isoform X1: MRRSRSCFSCVPMGTAALPIEKHFVPPAALPSWPASAVSDGGFAKGSIDLGGLEVRQITTFDKVWSTTQGGQDGVGATFFKPSPVPAGFSVLGHYAQPNNRPLFGHVLVARDTSGTGAFLAAPVDYKLVWSSPDGAGHFWLPASPDGYKAVGTVVTATSDKPSANEVRCVRADFTDACETEESVLSSDKDSFSTATLRPAVRGIDARGVHAGTFLAQSSATPANASTLACLKNNSASYTSSMPDLAQVNSLLAAYAPHVYLHPNEPYLPSSVTWFFENGALLHQNGSQTPKPVAADGSNLPQGGGNDGGYWLDLPVDSKQREKVKKGDLAGAKVYVQAKPMLGGTVTDLAVWIFYPFNGPARAKVGLLTIPLGEIGEHVGDWEHVTLRVSNFSGELLRMYFSQHSAGTWVEASQLEYLGGDGGNRPVAYASLHGHAMYPKAGLVLQGDARLGVGIRNDCARGSRLDTGGAGRCEVVSAEYLGVAEPAWLGFEREWGPREEYDIGREINRVARILPRSARERLAKLVEKVLVGDGPTGPKMHGNWRNDEREA, from the exons ATGCGAAGGAGCAGGTCGTGCTTCTCCTGCGTGCCCATGGGAACGGCGGCGCTGCCCATCGAGAAGCACTTCGTTCCTCCGGCCGCGCTGCCGTCGTGGCCGGCCTCAGCAG TTTCAGATGGAGGATTTGCAAAGGGCAGCATAGACCTTGGAGGCCTAGAAGTGCGCCAAATCACCACATTCGACAAGGTCTGGTCCACCACGCAAGGCGGCCAGGACGGCGTCGGCGCCACCTTCTTCAAGCCCTCGCCGGTCCCTGCCGGCTTCTCCGTGCTCGGCCACTACGCGCAGCCCAACAACAGGCCTCTCTTCGGCCACGTCCTCGTCGCTCGGGACACGTCCGGCACCGGAGCATTCCTTGCTGCGCCCGTGGACTACAAACTCGTTTGGTCCAGCCCGGACGGCGCCGGCCATTTCTGGCTCCCCGCGTCGCCAGACGGTTACAAGGCGGTCGGCACGGTGGTCACGGCCACGTCTGACAAACCTTCGGCCAACGAGGTCCGGTGCGTCCGCGCTGACTTCACCGACGCGTGCGAGACCGAGGAGTCGGTGCTGAGCAGCGACAAGGACAGCTTCAGCACCGCCACCCTGAGGCCGGCGGTCCGTGGCATCGATGCCCGAGGCGTGCACGCCGGCACGTTCCTCGCCCAGAGCAGCGCGACGCCGGCGAACGCCTCGACGTTGGCGTGCCTGAAGAACAACAGCGCGAGTTACACGTCCTCCATGCCTGACCTGGCCCAGGTGAACTCCCTCCTCGCGGCCTACGCGCCGCACGTGTACCTGCACCCGAACGAGCCCTACCTGCCTTCGTCGGTGACGTGGTTCTTCGAGAACGGCGCGCTGCTGCACCAGAATGGCAGCCAGACCCCGAAGCCGGTGGCCGCCGACGGGTCGAACCTCCCGCAAGGCGGCGGCAATGACGGCGGGTACTGGCTCGATCTGCCGGTGGACAGCAAGCAGAGGGAGAAGGTCAAGAAGGGCGACCTCGCCGGCGCGAAGGTGTACGTGCAGGCGAAGCCGATGCTGGGCGGGACGGTGACCGACCTCGCCGTGTGGATCTTCTACCCGTTCAACGGGCCTGCGCGGGCCAAGGTGGGCCTCCTCACGATCCCGCTGGGCGAGATCGGCGAGCACGTCGGCGACTGGGAGCACGTGACGCTGCGCGTGAGCAacttctccggcgagctcctccGGATGTACTTCTCGCAGCACAGCGCGGGCACGTGGGTGGAGGCGTCGCAGCTGGAGTACCTCGGCGGGGACGGCGGGAACAGGCCGGTGGCGTACGCGTCGCTGCACGGGCACGCGATGTACCCGAAGGCGGGGCTGGTGCTGCAGGGCGACGCGAGGCTGGGCGTCGGGATCCGGAACGACTGCGCCAGGGGGAGCAGGCTGGAcaccggcggcgccgggcggtGCGAGGTGGTGTCGGCGGAGTACCTCGGCGTCGCGGAGCCGGCGTGGCTCGGGTTCGAGCGCGAGTGGGGGCCGAGGGAGGAGTACGACATCGGGCGCGAGATCAACCGCGTGGCGAGGATCCTGCCGCGGTCGGCGAGGGAGCGGCTGGCCAAGCTGGTAGAGAAGGTGCTCGTCGGCGATGGGCCGACGGGGCCCAAGATGCACGGCAACTGGAGAAACGACGAGAGGGAGGCCTGA
- the LOC112881918 gene encoding uncharacterized protein LOC112881918 isoform X2 — protein sequence MRRSRSCFSCVPMGTAALPIEKHFVPPAALPSWPASADGGFAKGSIDLGGLEVRQITTFDKVWSTTQGGQDGVGATFFKPSPVPAGFSVLGHYAQPNNRPLFGHVLVARDTSGTGAFLAAPVDYKLVWSSPDGAGHFWLPASPDGYKAVGTVVTATSDKPSANEVRCVRADFTDACETEESVLSSDKDSFSTATLRPAVRGIDARGVHAGTFLAQSSATPANASTLACLKNNSASYTSSMPDLAQVNSLLAAYAPHVYLHPNEPYLPSSVTWFFENGALLHQNGSQTPKPVAADGSNLPQGGGNDGGYWLDLPVDSKQREKVKKGDLAGAKVYVQAKPMLGGTVTDLAVWIFYPFNGPARAKVGLLTIPLGEIGEHVGDWEHVTLRVSNFSGELLRMYFSQHSAGTWVEASQLEYLGGDGGNRPVAYASLHGHAMYPKAGLVLQGDARLGVGIRNDCARGSRLDTGGAGRCEVVSAEYLGVAEPAWLGFEREWGPREEYDIGREINRVARILPRSARERLAKLVEKVLVGDGPTGPKMHGNWRNDEREA from the exons ATGCGAAGGAGCAGGTCGTGCTTCTCCTGCGTGCCCATGGGAACGGCGGCGCTGCCCATCGAGAAGCACTTCGTTCCTCCGGCCGCGCTGCCGTCGTGGCCGGCCTCAGCAG ATGGAGGATTTGCAAAGGGCAGCATAGACCTTGGAGGCCTAGAAGTGCGCCAAATCACCACATTCGACAAGGTCTGGTCCACCACGCAAGGCGGCCAGGACGGCGTCGGCGCCACCTTCTTCAAGCCCTCGCCGGTCCCTGCCGGCTTCTCCGTGCTCGGCCACTACGCGCAGCCCAACAACAGGCCTCTCTTCGGCCACGTCCTCGTCGCTCGGGACACGTCCGGCACCGGAGCATTCCTTGCTGCGCCCGTGGACTACAAACTCGTTTGGTCCAGCCCGGACGGCGCCGGCCATTTCTGGCTCCCCGCGTCGCCAGACGGTTACAAGGCGGTCGGCACGGTGGTCACGGCCACGTCTGACAAACCTTCGGCCAACGAGGTCCGGTGCGTCCGCGCTGACTTCACCGACGCGTGCGAGACCGAGGAGTCGGTGCTGAGCAGCGACAAGGACAGCTTCAGCACCGCCACCCTGAGGCCGGCGGTCCGTGGCATCGATGCCCGAGGCGTGCACGCCGGCACGTTCCTCGCCCAGAGCAGCGCGACGCCGGCGAACGCCTCGACGTTGGCGTGCCTGAAGAACAACAGCGCGAGTTACACGTCCTCCATGCCTGACCTGGCCCAGGTGAACTCCCTCCTCGCGGCCTACGCGCCGCACGTGTACCTGCACCCGAACGAGCCCTACCTGCCTTCGTCGGTGACGTGGTTCTTCGAGAACGGCGCGCTGCTGCACCAGAATGGCAGCCAGACCCCGAAGCCGGTGGCCGCCGACGGGTCGAACCTCCCGCAAGGCGGCGGCAATGACGGCGGGTACTGGCTCGATCTGCCGGTGGACAGCAAGCAGAGGGAGAAGGTCAAGAAGGGCGACCTCGCCGGCGCGAAGGTGTACGTGCAGGCGAAGCCGATGCTGGGCGGGACGGTGACCGACCTCGCCGTGTGGATCTTCTACCCGTTCAACGGGCCTGCGCGGGCCAAGGTGGGCCTCCTCACGATCCCGCTGGGCGAGATCGGCGAGCACGTCGGCGACTGGGAGCACGTGACGCTGCGCGTGAGCAacttctccggcgagctcctccGGATGTACTTCTCGCAGCACAGCGCGGGCACGTGGGTGGAGGCGTCGCAGCTGGAGTACCTCGGCGGGGACGGCGGGAACAGGCCGGTGGCGTACGCGTCGCTGCACGGGCACGCGATGTACCCGAAGGCGGGGCTGGTGCTGCAGGGCGACGCGAGGCTGGGCGTCGGGATCCGGAACGACTGCGCCAGGGGGAGCAGGCTGGAcaccggcggcgccgggcggtGCGAGGTGGTGTCGGCGGAGTACCTCGGCGTCGCGGAGCCGGCGTGGCTCGGGTTCGAGCGCGAGTGGGGGCCGAGGGAGGAGTACGACATCGGGCGCGAGATCAACCGCGTGGCGAGGATCCTGCCGCGGTCGGCGAGGGAGCGGCTGGCCAAGCTGGTAGAGAAGGTGCTCGTCGGCGATGGGCCGACGGGGCCCAAGATGCACGGCAACTGGAGAAACGACGAGAGGGAGGCCTGA
- the LOC112881919 gene encoding uncharacterized protein LOC112881919, which produces MASAAAPSPLPVASLSAPRAVAAAGPHPLGFPRRLKPSTGGAPRSSLRVVASNSKVDPVEERAPVAPLTGVPVPAGASPPGPSLEPQPQVSTGTWKWRGYNIRYQKAGTSGPALVLIHGFGANSDHWWKNVPVLAMENRVYAIDLIGYGYSDKPNPREVGENFYTFETWGEQLNTFCAEVVKSEAFFICNSIGGVVGLQAAVMEPQKCKGIVLLDISLRMLHIKKQPWFGKPFIKSFQSLLRNTIVGKLFFNAVATPESVKNILCQCYHDTSAVTDELVQIILQPGLDPGAVDVFLEFICYSGGPLPEELLPLVKCPVLVAWGEKDPWEPVELGRAYASFDTVEDFVVLPDVGHCPQDEAPELVNPLVQSFVERHS; this is translated from the exons ATGGCTAGCGCGGCCGCTCCCAGTCCCCTCCCCGTGGCCTCCCTCTCCGCGccccgcgcggtcgccgccgcgggccCCCACCCGCTGGGGTTCCCGAGGCGTCTCAAGCCCTCCACGGGAGGCGCGCCGCGCTCCAGCCTGCGCGTCGTGGCCTCCAACTCCAAGGTGGACCCGGTCGAGGAGAGAGCTCCCGTCGCGCCGCTCACGGGCGTCCCAGTTCCGGCCGGCGCGtccccgccaggcccgtcgctGGAGCCTCAGCCCCAAGTAAGCACCGG CACATGGAAATGGAGGGGCTACAACATTCGCTACCAGAAGGCCGGGACGTCGGGCCCCGCATTGGTTCTGATTCATGGGTTTGGGGCAAACAG TGATCATTGGTGGAAAAATGTTCCTGTTCTTGCCATGGAAAATAGGGTGTATGCGATAGATCTAATTGGTTATGGCTATTCTGATAAACCTAATCCGCGTGAGGTTGGAGAGAACTTTTATACTTTTGAGACATGGGGAGAGCAGTTGAATACGTTTTGTGCTGAAGTGGTCAAGAGTGAAGCTTTCTTCATATGCAATTCAATTGGAG GGGTTGTTGGTCTGCAGGCAGCTGTTATGGAACCTCAGAAATGTAAGGGAATTGTTTTATTGGATATTTCACTAAGGATGCTTCATATCAAGAAGCAGCCGTGGTTTGGAAAGCCTTTCATCAAATCTTTCCAAAGTCTCCTAAG GAACACTATTGTTGGGAAGCTATTTTTTAATGCTGTTGCTACACCAGAATCTGTGAAAAATATACTTTGCCAG TGCTACCATGACACATCTGCAGTGACAGATGAGCTAGTTCAGATTATTCTACAGCCAGGGCTTGATCCAGGCGCAGTGGATGTATTCCTTGAGTTCATCTGCTACTCTGGAGGACCTCTACCTGAAGAGTTGCTTCCATTGGTGAAG TGTCCAGTTTTGGTAGCATGGGGGGAGAAGGACCCATGGGAGCCTGTGGAGCTTGGAAGAGCCTATGCATCTTTTGATACAGTTGAAGATTTTGTTGTTTTGCCAGATGTTGGACACTGCCCTCAG GATGAAGCGCCTGAGCTTGTAAACCCACTTGTCCAATCATTTGTTGAGCGTCATAGTTAG
- the LOC112882663 gene encoding uncharacterized protein LOC112882663 yields MGRKSCWSCVPVGTAALPIEKQFVPPAALPSWPASVSDGGFAKGSIDLGGLELRQITTFAKVWSTTQGGQDGVGATFFKPSPVPAGFSVLGHYAQPNNRHLFGHVLVGRDTSGTGALLVAPVDYKLVWSSPDGAGHFWLPKAPDGYKAVGAVVTATSDKPSPDEVRCVRADLTDACETEESVLSSDKDGFSAATLRPAVRGIDCRGVHVGTFLAQSSATPAGASTVACLKNCSASYTSSMPDLAQVNSLLAAYGPHVYLHPNEPYLPSSPTWFFENGALLYQKGSQTPTPVAADGSNLPQGGGNDGGYWLDLPVDSNQREEVKKGDLPGAKVYVQAKPMLGGTVTDLVVWIFYPFNGPARAKLGFLTIPLGEIGEHVGDWEHVTLRVSNFSGELLRMYLSQHSAGTWVEASQLEYLGGYGGNRPVAYSSRHGHALYPRAGLVLQGDPRLGVGIRNDCARGSRLDTGGAGRCEGVSAEYLGVAEPAWLGFEHGWGPREEYDVGRVINGVARILPRSVRERLAKLVEKVLVGDGPTGPKMHGNWRNDEREAN; encoded by the exons ATGGGGAGGAAGTCGTGCTGGTCTTGTGTGCCCGTGGGAACGGCGGCGCTGCCCATTGAGAAGCAATTCGTTCCTCCAGCTGCGCTACCGTCGTGGCCGGCCTCAG TTTCAGATGGAGGATTTGCAAAGGGCAGCATAGACCTTGGAGGCCTAGAATTGCGCCAAATCACCACGTTCGCCAAGGTCTGGTCCACGACGCAAGGCGGCCAGGACGGCGTCGGCGCCACCTTCTTCAAGCCCTCGCCGGTCCCTGCCGGCTTCTCCGTGCTCGGCCACTACGCGCAGCCCAACAACCGCCATCTCTTCGGCCACGTCCTCGTCGGCCGTGACACGTCCGGCACCGGAGCACTCCTTGTCGCGCCCGTGGACTACAAACTCGTCTGGTCCAGCCCGGACGGAGCCGGCCATTTCTGGCTCCCGAAGGCGCCAGACGGTTACAAGGCGGTCGGCGCGGTGGTCACGGCCACGTCTGACAAACCTTCGCCCGACGAGGTCCGGTGCGTCCGCGCCGACTTGACCGACGCTTGCGAGACCGAGGAGTCGGTCCTGAGCAGCGACAAGGACGGCTTCAGCGCCGCCACTCTGAGGCCGGCGGTCCGTGGCATAGACTGTCGCGGCGTGCACGTCGGCACCTTCCTCGCCCAGAGCAGCGCGACGCCGGCCGGCGCCTCGACGGTGGCGTGCCTGAAAAACTGCAGCGCAAGTTACACGTCCTCCATGCCTGACCTGGCCCAGGTGAACTCCCTCCTCGCGGCCTACGGGCCGCACGTGTATCTGCACCCGAACGAGCCCTACTTGCCTTCGTCGCCGACGTGGTTCTTCGAGAACGGCGCGCTGCTGTACCAGAAGGGCAGCCAGACCCCGACGCCGGTGGCCGCCGACGGGTCGAACCTCCCGCAAGGTGGCGGCAACGACGGCGGGTACTGGCTCGACCTGCCGGTGGACAGCAATCAGAGGGAGGAGGTCAAGAAGGGCGACCTCCCCGGCGCGAAGGTGTACGTGCAGGCGAAGCCGATGCTGGGCGGGACGGTGACCGACCTCGTCGTGTGGATCTTCTACCCGTTCAACGGGCCGGCGCGCGCCAAGCTGGGCTTCCTGACGATCCCGCTGGGCGAGATTGGCGAGCACGTCGGCGACTGGGAGCACGTGACGCTGCGCGTGAGCAacttctccggcgagctccttcGGATGTACTTGTCGCAGCACAGCGCGGGTACGTGGGTGGAGGCCTCGCAGCTGGAGTACCTCGGCGGGTACGGCGGGAACAGGCCGGTGGCGTACTCGTCGCGGCACGGGCACGCGCTGTACCCGAGGGCGGGGCTGGTGCTGCAGGGCGACCCGAGGCTGGGCGTCGGGATCCGGAACGACTGCGCCAGGGGGAGCAGGCTGGAcaccggcggcgccgggcggtGCGAGGGGGTGTCCGCGGAGTACCTCGGCGTCGCGGAGCCGGCGTGGCTCGGGTTCGAGCACGGGTGGGGTCCGAGGGAGGAGTACGACGTCGGGCGCGTGATCAACGGCGTGGCGAGGATCCTGCCACGGTCGGTGAGGGAGCGGCTGGCCAAGCTGGTGGAGAAGGTGCTCGTCGGCGATGGGCCGACGGGGCCCAAGATGCACGGCAACTGGAGAAACGACGAGAGGGAGGCAAACTGA